AAATAATAACCATCCGTTATATCCTATATCAGCGTCAAAGGCTCTCACTTTAGTCACCAAATGGCCTGCGTTCACATTGCGGGGAATCTCCTCCACACCTTCAGCGGAACCGTTAGTGCTGACTGGATACAAGATCACTGGAGCGTTGTCGTTCTGATCCAGAATGAACACGTTCACTGTGACGTTACTGCTTAGTGACGGAGTTCCAGAGTCTGTAGCTAAAACTTGGAAATGGAATGTTTTGGTAGCTTCAAAGTCAAAGCTTTTTAGCGCGTAAATGTTACCATCAGAATTAAAATGTAGGTAGGATACAATAGGAGTGTCACCATCGCCTTTCCAAATGTGACAAGACACACGAGCGTTGTCATCCTGATCTCTATCTGATGTACTCAATGAAAACAACGACTCGCCTGGAGCATTGTTTTCTGGTACATAGAAGGTATATGGACTCTGGGAAAAGACCGGACTGTTGTCGTTGACGTCTGAGATCTGGACCGTGATAGTTTTGTGGGAAGACAATGATGGGTCTCCTTTATCCGTAGCAGTTATAGTCACTGTGTACATATGCTCCGACTCTCTGTCCAATCCACTTTTAGTAATCAAAGAATACATATTTTTCTGAAAAGACGGTTTTAATTCGAAAGGGATGTTGTCCGAGAGTGTACATATAACCAAGCCGTTTTCACCAGAGTCCATGTCAGACACACTGATTAGAGCTACAGCTGTACCGGGTCGTGCGTCCTCTGGGACTTGACCTGACAGAGACGTAACGTCCATCTCAGGTGCGTTGTCATTTATATCTTTCACGTTGATAACGACACTGCAGTGACCTGTCAATGTGACTTGGCCCTTGTCAGATGCCTGCACGTCAATTTCGTAAACACTCTGCTCTTCAAAGTCTACTAACCCCTTGATTGTAATTTCCCCTGTAACCGCATCTATCTCGAATAAATCGAACGCTGTGTTTTTAAGACTGTTATCAAATGTGTATATAACCTGTCCGTTTGCGCCATCATCTAGATCCGTGGCGTGCAGTCTCAAAACAGAGGTACCTAAGGGAGCATTTTCATCTAAAGTTACCGTATACACATGTCGTTCAAAGACTGGTGCATTGTCATTAACGTCAATAACAGTTATTGTAATATTAACTGTGCCAGATCTCACTGGCTTACCCCcatcaaacgcagtcaaaactaACTTCATTTCAAGCTTCTGCTCTCGGTCTAGCGGCTTTTTCAAAATCAAGAAAGGGATTTTATCCTCTCCACGAGTTTTAACATCTAAGTCGAAGTGATCGTTAGGACTGAGAGTGTACTTACGGAGACTATTCACTCCAACATCAGGGTCACGCGCAGCGTCCAGAGGAAAGCGCGTTCCCTGCGATACAAGATTCTCTGCTATTTCCAAGAGCTTTACCTTTTCTGGGAAATTAGGAGAATGATCATTTATGTCTCTAATTTCTACCTCAACATAATGTATTTCCATTGGATTTTCTGCTATGGTTTTTAGATTGAGTAAACACACACTGTTTTTCTCACACAGCTCCTCCCTGTCAATGTTTCTGTCCACATACAACACTCCATTGTCTTGGTTTATCTGCAAAAAACCTTCCTTTGATCCCGATACAATCCGAAACCTTCGTTCTGTCAGTTTATCCACACTGAATCCCAAATCCTTTGCTACGTCTCCCACATAAGTACCTTCTTTCGACTCCTCCGCGATAGAATAGCGTATTTGACAATAAGCTCCACGGCAAAAGCACAACGAAAATACAAACAGCAGCATCGCCCGGAGAGGCGCCGCTCTTCTCTGTCCGTCTACCATTTTGACAAGTCCTGCTATTCTGGAACCATTATAGTCCGCTTTATCCAGAAAAAAATCAAGATGACAAGGTTATCCACAAAACATATCCAAGCAACCTTTCATGTGGCGGGTATTCTCCCTTCCAGAAAGCCAGTTCCCGTTTCACTAGACTCATGTGATTTTCAATGTGCCAACacgacaaagagagggagggatttgaACGAAGTACGTGTTTCTAACACTGAAGAGCAGCGACACCATGCGCGCAACATCACCACGCGCAAGTACTCAAACTAAAACATAAACATGTGACATGTCAAACAGCACTTTGAGCTGTATGGTGTTTCAGCACCACTGTTATGGACAGCGATCACTTACAAAATCAGTGATGAGCCGCTGATTTCAATGAGATACCCTATGAGAGGAGTAGGGTTGTTAATGCACTAAGGTAAAGTTGGTTTAATATTCACACATTCGGACGTTCAACagacattcaacagacattcatcagacattCGTGAAAAgccatttaaaaatgtaaaatcaataactaattcactGTTTGACACAGAAACATCAAACCAGatatgatttattctataaatgtctagcatacttttACAATCGTTTTTTTAGGAAAAATTCCAGTTTTGattttatataaataaataacatcTATAAGATGCCGCTGTATAAATCAAAACGGTTTCGCTGACTATGACAGAAACATCAAACTATgtatgatttattctataaatgtctagaAGACTTGTGCAACCTTTGTACTGAGCAGAAATCCCAGTTTTGACTTGATAGAAACGCATAAAATCTCAAATATTGCATTTAAAGATGAagaaatcaataactaattcagTGATTGTCacagaaaaaagtaaaaatatgCATTTATTTGCAATAACTTCAAAAGAAATGTTCATTTGAAGTGCAATTTGTTCTATGAAGTTAGACCATGTTTATAATCTTAAAGTGTATGCCAAATCAATGTTTGCATTTTTAGTGCAACAGTTCCACATTTTAAAGTAGTTACAAGGCACAACAGTCATTTATTTATACCTCTCTTATTTAACAGCAAAGAGGCCCCTTCCAATCATTTTCCATTTTGGCTTTGTTCAAGTCCTTCTTTGTCATCCCCAGACAAGCTGATTGGTACCATCTCTGGCCCACAGAGCATTCTATCTGcagtattaaaaatataaaacagcGTTATGTTTATTTACATGTAAATTACAGTTCTGGAATACCCAAATTCTGTTACATGCTTTTGCAATTAGAAACATTATCAAATTGAATTGGATTTTTGTTCAATTGCTAAATTGACTTTAAATTATATGCATTTGACCACAACCCTGATAGAAGCACACATAACTGCTGATAATCATCCGAATTCTTACTCAAAACAAATGTTGTaaaagtatgctagacatttataTAATACATCATACCTAGTTTAATGTCTCTGTGACAAACAATtaattagttattgatttataCCGCTTTTAATGGCACATTTTAGATTTTATGTATCTCCATCAAATCAAAACGGAATATTTGATTAAAAACAAAGGATGTAAATGCTAGACATTTATGTTTCTGTGACAATCAatgaattagttattgatttttaccattttaaatggcttttggcgaatgtctgttgaatgtctgatgaatgtctgTTGAATAACTGTTGAATGTCCGAATGTGTGAATATAAAAACAACTTTACCTCGGTTGTTAATGTCACCTGTGAGAGGAGTAGGGTTGTTAGTGCCACAACCATACTCTGCCCGAAACAACATATTAGACCTTCTCAAATAAAATGCAGATCAGACGGAATTTACAAACCGAACAGGACAATAAACTATGCAAGTGCTATGCAGTTACAAAACGTATAGTTCTTACCTCTCCAGAAGCTCTGCTAATGCGTTCGCGCAGCACTAGAGGGTTCCCATTGCTGCCCGGGACAGTAGTATAATCTTTAATCCAACAAAAAATCCACCGTACGCCTCTATTATCAACGACTCTTACCCATTACATTCCAAAATATGATCACTGCTCATTAttctaaaaaacaacaacattttagttGAATTCAATTGTGTTCTAAATCTCTCCTCACAGCTCGCGACCTTTGTCTGCTAGATGCGAAATTACAAACCAACCAAGCGGAGGAATCAAATGTGTGACGTGGAGATTTCTTTCAAGAGTATAATTCTAGTTCAAGCACTGACACCGTGCGATTCTACCACACATTGTATGGTGGTGCACAGCACATTGGCTATTCCAGTACCCGTAACAGTTTAGGCACAAACATACAGAGACAAACAATCATTCATTTAAATTGTGTGTAGGGGTTTGTGTAGGCTAATAGAGGCTCGTAGTATCTACCAGCAACTGATAGAGAATTACAAACATGTAAAATAAAGCACATTGCATAGATTCAATGTTATATTTTCTTTTGAAGAGCCGCAATGCAACAGCGTTTCTGCACCACGCAAATGGACAGGGACACATCACGAGTGCATTACTCTGCATTGCAGAAACACACAACTCTAAGGCGATGCAACTTTGAGATCACACTTTAATTGATTTAGGATGCCCCACACATCATATTCTGTAACAAATTGGTGGTATTAAAAGGACACTTAGAGAACGACAAAAAACGAATGCAATACAATTCCCTTCAAACTGTCGTGGATAACAGAACGAAAACGAATACACCTGAACAACCCCCTAAATAGCAAAGCAAGTTCCAAAATACCCACGTTCATATGCTTGTATTGAGACAATGAAGGTATGCACTGTACAGTACAGGCTACATAGTTTATGAAGACCATACACGATGTGTAACTTGAATAATAACTTGGtaatctcctcacctctccagaAGCTCTCATCATGTGTTCGGGAAGAACTAGAGTGTTTCCATTGCTTCCCGGGACAATAGTAGAACCTATACTCATTCTGGGTCCAACTAACATGTACCGTTTGTCTCCGGATCTGTACTGAATGCTGTGGCACAGTGTCCCGTCGTTATTCACATCTTGTAAACACTTGGAGGAATAGTCTGTGGGTTTGGAGCACTGCATTACAATCAACACGATGATACTGATGAGAAAAAGCGTTGAAACTGACCCCAAAGTaatgatcaaataaaatgtaacgCTGTTCTCCTCCTCGTCTTTTACTGAACTTTTAACATCAGAAGCTGCAAAAGCCTCTTTGGGCTCCACAACGTTGATAATCACAGTAGCTGTTGCTGACAGTGAAACGTTCCCATTGTCTTTTACCAGTATGACCAGTTTATGCTCAGCCTCGTCTGTCTCGGTGAATGACCGAAGTGTCCTTATCTGTCCTGTATAGCGGTCCAAAGCAAAGAGACTGTGGTCAGTAACTTCCTGCAGTGAAAATAATAACCAGCCGTTATATCCTATATCAGCGTCATAGGCTCTTACTTTAGTCACCAAATGGCCTGCGTTCACATTGCGGGGAATCTCCTCCACACCTTCAGCGGAACTGTTACCGCTGACTGGATACAAGATCACTGGAGCGTTGTCGTTCTGATCCAGAATGAACACGTTTATTGTGACGTTGCTGCTTTGTGACGGAGTTCCAGAGTCTGTAGCTACAACTTGAAAATTGAATGTTTTTAAAGTTTCAAAGTCAAAGCTTTTTAGCGCCAATATGTTCCCATTTTCAGAATGAATATTAAGAAAATATGCCCATTTGTTCTCATCGTCGATGACTCTTGGAATATGATATGAAATCAGTGCGTTTTCATTTATGTCGCGATTTGAGGCACTCACTGAAAATACTGAGCTTCCTGGGTCGTTATTCTCAAGGACATAGAAAGTATAGGGGCTCAGTGAAAACTCTGGACTGTTATCATTCACATCTGATACAACAACGCTGAAAGTCGTTACAGATGACAAGAAAGGCTGGCCTGAGTCTTTAGCTAAAATTATAACGTCATAGTGAGCCTGTTTCTCCCTATCCAGCTGTGACTTGGTGACGACGGAATACATGTTATCCTGTAAAGACGGCATTAGTTTAAACGGGACGTCCTCGTCATTTATAGAGCAGATCACTTTCCCATTGAGACCAGAGTCCATATCATTAACACTGATTAATGCGACAGTAGTTCCGGGTCTACAATCCTCGGGAATGGCGCTGGAAAAGGACGTCACCTCTATCTCGGGTTCATTGTCGTTAACATCAACTATCTTTATGATCACACTTTTATCTGTTGTTAGTGGAGCAACTCCTTGATCGGACGCTTGTATGTCGATCTCATAGCTATCTTGTATCTCAAAATCGATTTGCCCTCGAACCGTTATTT
This genomic stretch from Oncorhynchus tshawytscha isolate Ot180627B linkage group LG21, Otsh_v2.0, whole genome shotgun sequence harbors:
- the LOC112220499 gene encoding protocadherin alpha-3-like, which translates into the protein MEQRGCGAWLEGRQWIVLLVALIFFWSGASAQIKYSISEELKGGTVVGNIAKDLGIELSTLTERVFRIVSGSTEPLFQVNQNDGILYVNRKIDREEVCERSSVCLINLKTVLENPLEIHYVAVEVLDINDHSPSFPEKEKRLEISESALPGARFQLPAARDWDGGQFSVQQYKFSHSEHFRVEVRDRGKDGKMPFLILQKQLDREAVRSHQLLLTAIDGGNPPRSGTIEITVDVLDVNDNTPLFTKDVYSVMLNENSPLGTTVIQVNATDLDDGVNGHVIYLFGNDVNSNIQKLFDLDAKTGQITVRGQIDFEIQDSYEIDIQASDQGVAPLTTDKSVIIKIVDVNDNEPEIEVTSFSSAIPEDCRPGTTVALISVNDMDSGLNGKVICSINDEDVPFKLMPSLQDNMYSVVTKSQLDREKQAHYDVIILAKDSGQPFLSSVTTFSVVVSDVNDNSPEFSLSPYTFYVLENNDPGSSVFSVSASNRDINENALISYHIPRVIDDENKWAYFLNIHSENGNILALKSFDFETLKTFNFQVVATDSGTPSQSSNVTINVFILDQNDNAPVILYPVSGNSSAEGVEEIPRNVNAGHLVTKVRAYDADIGYNGWLLFSLQEVTDHSLFALDRYTGQIRTLRSFTETDEAEHKLVILVKDNGNVSLSATATVIINVVEPKEAFAASDVKSSVKDEEENSVTFYLIITLGSVSTLFLISIIVLIVMQCSKPTDYSSKCLQDVNNDGTLCHSIQYRSGDKRYMLVGPRMSIGSTIVPGSNGNTLVLPEHMMRASGEVRRLPI
- the LOC112220498 gene encoding protocadherin alpha-4-like, coding for MVDGQRRAAPLRAMLLFVFSLCFCRGAYCQIRYSIAEESKEGTYVGDVAKDLGFSVDKLTERRFRIVSGSKEGFLQINQDNGVLYVDRNIDREELCEKNSVCLLNLKTIAENPMEIHYVEVEIRDINDHSPNFPEKVKLLEIAENLVSQGTRFPLDAARDPDVGVNSLRKYTLSPNDHFDLDVKTRGEDKIPFLILKKPLDREQKLEMKLVLTAFDGGKPVRSGTVNITITVIDVNDNAPVFERHVYTVTLDENAPLGTSVLRLHATDLDDGANGQVIYTFDNSLKNTAFDLFEIDAVTGEITIKGLVDFEEQSVYEIDVQASDKGQVTLTGHCSVVINVKDINDNAPEMDVTSLSGQVPEDARPGTAVALISVSDMDSGENGLVICTLSDNIPFELKPSFQKNMYSLITKSGLDRESEHMYTVTITATDKGDPSLSSHKTITVQISDVNDNSPVFSQSPYTFYVPENNAPGESLFSLSTSDRDQDDNARVSCHIWKGDGDTPIVSYLHFNSDGNIYALKSFDFEATKTFHFQVLATDSGTPSLSSNVTVNVFILDQNDNAPVILYPVSTNGSAEGVEEIPRNVNAGHLVTKVRAFDADIGYNGWLLFSLQEVTDHSLFALDRYTGQIRTLRSFTETDEAEHKLVILVKDNGNISLSATATVIIKVVEPKEAFSASDVKSSVKDEEENSVTFYLIITLGSVSTLFLISIIVLIVMQCSKPTDYSSNYLQDVNNDGTLCHSIQYRSGDNRYMLVGPRMSIGSTIVPGSNGNTLVLPEHRRRASGEVRS